In Rhodobacter xanthinilyticus, a single window of DNA contains:
- a CDS encoding 2,3-butanediol dehydrogenase, whose amino-acid sequence MKAARWHGVKDIRVEEIETPTPGPGEVAIKVAWTGICGSDLHEYLAGPIFIPVGAPHPLSADQAPITMGHEYCGTVSGLGEGVTGLALGDRVAIEPIFACGTCPACLEGKYNLCDSLGFVGLSGGHGGFAATSVVPARMVHKMPDGLSMEQGALVEPAAVALHAVRMSKIKPGDSAAVFGAGPIGLLVVEALRVAGAAQIHVVEPSPERRQKALELGATRVIDPMTEDPVAQIRAATGGVQVAFEVTGVPRVLPQCIECTRHEGQTLIVSIWEGDAAFHPNTVVLKERQLQGTIAYRHIYPAVMELMGQGYFSAEKLVTKRIPLDEIVAQGFEALVAEKSQVKILVKAPD is encoded by the coding sequence ATGAAAGCCGCGCGTTGGCATGGCGTGAAGGACATTCGCGTCGAAGAGATCGAGACCCCCACCCCCGGCCCCGGCGAGGTCGCGATCAAGGTCGCCTGGACCGGGATCTGCGGCAGCGACCTGCATGAATATCTCGCCGGGCCGATCTTCATCCCGGTGGGCGCGCCCCATCCGCTCAGCGCCGATCAGGCGCCGATCACCATGGGCCATGAATATTGCGGCACCGTCTCCGGCCTCGGCGAGGGCGTCACCGGGCTCGCCCTCGGCGACCGCGTCGCGATCGAGCCGATCTTCGCCTGCGGCACCTGCCCGGCCTGCCTCGAGGGCAAATACAATCTCTGCGACAGCCTCGGCTTCGTCGGCCTCTCGGGCGGGCATGGCGGGTTCGCCGCGACCTCGGTGGTGCCCGCGCGGATGGTCCACAAGATGCCCGACGGGCTCTCGATGGAGCAGGGCGCGCTGGTCGAACCCGCGGCGGTGGCGCTCCATGCGGTGCGGATGTCGAAGATCAAGCCGGGCGATAGCGCGGCGGTGTTCGGCGCCGGGCCGATCGGGCTTTTGGTCGTCGAGGCGCTGCGGGTGGCGGGGGCGGCGCAGATCCATGTCGTCGAACCCTCGCCCGAGCGGCGGCAAAAGGCGCTCGAACTCGGCGCGACGCGGGTGATCGACCCGATGACGGAAGACCCGGTCGCGCAGATCCGCGCCGCGACCGGCGGCGTGCAGGTCGCCTTCGAGGTGACCGGGGTGCCGCGGGTCTTGCCGCAATGCATCGAGTGCACCCGCCACGAGGGGCAGACCCTGATCGTCTCGATCTGGGAGGGCGACGCGGCCTTCCACCCCAATACGGTCGTGCTCAAGGAGCGCCAGCTGCAAGGCACCATCGCCTATCGCCACATCTACCCGGCGGTGATGGAGCTGATGGGGCAGGGCTATTTCAGCGCCGAAAAGCTCGTCACCAAGCGCATCCCGCTCGACGAGATCGTCGCGCAGGGCTTCGAGGCGCTGGTGGCGGAAAAATCGCAGGTGAAAATTCTGGTCAAGGCGCCCGATTGA
- a CDS encoding TMEM43 family protein, with translation MADQVTRVTTHSWGSRLGKAVGGTLAGIGLVLGAIGALAWNENRAVMTERALNEGAGAVISLDENGYAPPPYPDDFLTTGQLIHATGRLEVFNNLYLTDDFTLPGGVPQTATRLDRVVEMYQWQESQKSETRTLLGGGTETVTTYSYGKGWSERAAESGAFAEPTGHQNPPMPFESESYSHDRKLVVGESEWYLPAAQVSQIGEVAPVTLSEADAESLAGSLQTAKPVRLSQNALYVGRDPLRPEIGDLRISYRAARADTASVVAKDTGAMMLEPFETSNGREIFLVRAGAVSAAAMFDQAQADNRTLSWLWRGGGVFAMFVGFGMVFGLLGVIGDVIPVLGSVLRAGTGLLAGALTLILAPLVIGLSWIAVRPMLAAGLIGAGVVLGGVLLWLSRRKAAKAAAAQAEPAQA, from the coding sequence ATGGCTGATCAGGTGACGCGCGTCACGACCCACTCCTGGGGGTCGCGGCTTGGCAAGGCGGTGGGCGGCACCCTCGCGGGCATCGGGCTGGTCCTCGGCGCGATCGGCGCGCTCGCCTGGAACGAGAACCGCGCGGTGATGACCGAGCGGGCGCTGAACGAGGGCGCGGGTGCGGTGATCTCGCTCGACGAGAACGGCTATGCGCCGCCGCCCTACCCCGATGATTTCCTCACCACCGGGCAGCTGATCCATGCCACCGGCCGGCTCGAGGTGTTCAACAACCTCTATCTGACCGACGATTTCACCCTGCCCGGCGGCGTGCCGCAGACCGCGACCCGGCTCGACCGGGTGGTGGAGATGTATCAATGGCAGGAGAGCCAGAAATCCGAGACCCGCACCCTGCTCGGCGGCGGCACCGAAACGGTGACCACCTACAGCTATGGCAAGGGCTGGTCGGAGCGCGCGGCGGAGTCGGGCGCTTTCGCCGAGCCGACCGGGCATCAGAACCCGCCGATGCCCTTCGAGAGCGAGAGCTACAGCCATGACCGCAAGCTCGTGGTGGGCGAGAGCGAATGGTATCTGCCCGCCGCGCAGGTCTCGCAGATCGGCGAGGTGGCGCCGGTGACCCTGAGCGAGGCCGATGCCGAGAGCCTGGCGGGCTCGCTGCAGACCGCCAAGCCGGTGCGGCTGTCGCAAAACGCGCTCTATGTCGGGCGCGATCCGCTGCGCCCCGAGATCGGCGATCTGCGCATCAGCTACCGCGCGGCGCGCGCCGACACCGCCTCGGTGGTGGCCAAGGATACCGGCGCGATGATGCTGGAGCCGTTCGAGACCTCGAACGGGCGCGAGATCTTCCTGGTGCGGGCGGGCGCGGTCAGCGCTGCGGCGATGTTCGATCAGGCGCAGGCCGACAACCGCACGCTGAGCTGGCTGTGGCGCGGGGGTGGCGTGTTTGCGATGTTCGTGGGCTTCGGGATGGTGTTCGGGCTCTTGGGCGTGATCGGCGATGTGATCCCGGTGCTGGGCAGTGTGCTGCGCGCGGGGACGGGGTTGCTGGCCGGGGCGCTGACGCTGATCCTCGCGCCGCTCGTGATCGGGCTGAGCTGGATCGCGGTGCGGCCGATGCTGGCGGCGGGGCTGATCGGCGCGGGGGTGGTGCTCGGCGGGGTGCTGCTGTGGCTCTCGCGGCGCAAGGCGGCCAAGGCGGCCGCGGCGCAGGCCGAGCCCGCCCAGGCCTGA
- a CDS encoding helix-turn-helix transcriptional regulator has translation MVELGWRLTPQEARVALEVMHGHTPQQIAGKLGLSINTVRSHLAQACAKTETAGKAELAAALHRSPLGWLVASESTGPGGSAGGARVGARSPRSPPPPPPRRCGGFIQTDEGGAGLSGQAGRTRSAARGPRCRSRPFAAAAFRCCSFCCAPS, from the coding sequence ATGGTGGAGCTCGGTTGGCGGCTGACGCCGCAAGAGGCGCGGGTCGCGCTCGAGGTGATGCATGGCCACACCCCGCAGCAGATCGCCGGGAAGCTCGGGCTCTCGATCAACACCGTGCGCAGCCATCTCGCGCAGGCCTGTGCCAAGACCGAAACCGCCGGCAAGGCCGAGCTCGCCGCGGCGCTGCATCGCTCGCCGCTGGGCTGGCTGGTCGCCTCGGAGAGCACCGGCCCGGGTGGGAGCGCAGGTGGGGCGCGGGTGGGGGCGCGGAGCCCGCGCTCGCCGCCGCCGCCGCCCCCACGCCGCTGCGGCGGCTTCATTCAAACGGATGAGGGCGGCGCGGGCCTGAGCGGGCAGGCTGGGCGGACCCGATCCGCAGCCAGAGGCCCCCGATGTCGCTCCCGCCCTTTCGCCGCCGCCGCTTTCCGGTGCTGCTCGTTCTGCTGTGCGCCGTCCTGA
- a CDS encoding IS3 family transposase (programmed frameshift) → MRKSRFTEAQIIGMIKEQEAGLPTSELCRKHGLSPATFYKLKAKYGGMDLSDAKRLKQLEDENAKLKRLLADAMLDNVVLKDPLGKALTTPVQRREAVLRAMRDHPISQRRACVLIGVDPKTVRRDRPLDNPEIREAMHKIVEKRRRFGYRRVGILLERKGMIMNEKKLYRIYREEGLSVRRRRGRKRARGSRTPMPVPLRPNQRWSLDFLSDTFGACRKFRILAVNDDRCRENLALIADTSISGARVARELDALVRIYGKPACIVSDNGTEFTSKAILKWANENGVEWHYIDPGKPQQNGFIESFNGSLRDECLNEEIFDSLADARRKLALWRYDYNNVRPHSSLANKTPAEARRALEQSEGSAPGALATPETNQYQPQGLSS, encoded by the exons ATGAGGAAAAGCCGGTTCACCGAGGCGCAGATTATCGGGATGATCAAGGAGCAGGAGGCGGGTTTGCCGACTTCCGAGCTTTGCCGGAAGCACGGGTTGAGCCCCGCGACGTTCTACAAGCTCAAGGCGAAGTATGGCGGGATGGACCTGTCGGACGCCAAGCGGCTGAAGCAGCTCGAGGACGAGAACGCGAAGCTGAAGCGCCTTCTGGCGGATGCGATGCTGGACAACGTGGTTCTGAAGGATC CTCTTGGGAAAGCCCTGACGACACCGGTGCAACGGCGGGAGGCGGTGCTGCGGGCGATGAGGGATCATCCGATCTCTCAACGCCGGGCCTGCGTCCTGATCGGTGTCGATCCGAAGACGGTGCGGCGTGACAGGCCGCTCGATAACCCGGAAATCCGTGAGGCGATGCACAAGATCGTCGAGAAGCGCCGTCGCTTCGGCTACCGGCGCGTGGGTATCCTGCTGGAGCGCAAGGGCATGATCATGAACGAAAAGAAGCTCTACCGCATCTACCGGGAAGAGGGCCTGTCGGTGCGTCGACGCCGTGGCCGCAAACGGGCGCGCGGCAGCCGAACGCCGATGCCGGTGCCATTGCGCCCGAACCAGCGGTGGTCTTTGGACTTCCTATCCGACACGTTCGGGGCCTGCCGCAAGTTCCGCATCCTGGCCGTCAACGACGATCGCTGCCGCGAGAACCTTGCCCTGATTGCCGACACCAGCATCTCGGGGGCCAGAGTGGCGCGGGAACTCGATGCGCTGGTCAGGATTTACGGCAAACCCGCTTGCATCGTTTCTGACAATGGCACCGAGTTCACCAGCAAGGCCATTCTGAAATGGGCTAACGAGAACGGCGTCGAATGGCACTACATCGATCCGGGCAAGCCGCAGCAGAACGGATTCATCGAGAGCTTCAACGGCAGCCTGCGCGACGAATGCCTGAACGAGGAGATCTTCGACAGCCTGGCCGATGCCCGCCGCAAGCTGGCACTCTGGCGCTACGACTACAACAACGTCAGGCCGCATTCCTCGCTGGCCAACAAGACCCCGGCAGAAGCGCGCCGGGCGCTTGAGCAATCTGAGGGCTCCGCGCCCGGCGCGCTTGCCACACCCGAAACCAACCAATATCAACCCCAAGGACTCTCGTCATGA
- a CDS encoding LysR family transcriptional regulator, with the protein MEMNQIRYFLAVCEHRNFTHAASASNVSQPSLTTAIKKLEDELGGELFVRDRAGCRLTALGKLMQPRLQRIYDETRQAKAEAVRHMRLERVPISVGVGETIGHNLISAAMERTRKRLPQAEIELIVASSSELLAGLRDGKLDVVVTAEKVSEDLYRIDRLYEEDYKVVMSKSHPLSEQDAISLSALAKTDMLDRLNCEMRDALHGTCADHGHELYAAYRSNRVDWLVELARQGSGALILPATAIPADMGLVSKPIEGLQLSRTVLALRYRHQTSRPETNDLIREMMRTPM; encoded by the coding sequence ATGGAAATGAACCAGATCAGGTATTTTCTCGCTGTCTGCGAGCACCGAAACTTCACCCACGCAGCCAGTGCCTCCAATGTGTCCCAACCTTCCTTGACGACTGCGATCAAGAAGCTTGAAGACGAGCTTGGAGGTGAGCTGTTTGTCAGGGACCGTGCAGGATGCAGGCTTACAGCCCTCGGGAAACTCATGCAGCCAAGGCTGCAGAGGATTTACGATGAGACGCGCCAGGCGAAGGCTGAGGCGGTCCGTCACATGCGTTTGGAGCGGGTTCCAATCTCTGTCGGTGTCGGCGAAACGATTGGCCACAACCTGATATCGGCAGCTATGGAGCGTACGCGTAAGCGATTACCGCAAGCCGAGATCGAATTGATTGTTGCATCATCCTCCGAGCTTCTTGCCGGGTTGCGAGACGGAAAACTTGACGTTGTCGTCACCGCAGAGAAGGTCAGTGAAGACCTCTATCGCATAGACCGTCTCTATGAAGAGGACTACAAGGTCGTAATGTCGAAGTCGCATCCGTTGTCTGAACAAGATGCAATTTCTCTTTCGGCTCTCGCAAAAACCGACATGCTCGACCGACTAAATTGCGAAATGCGGGACGCTTTGCATGGGACTTGCGCAGATCATGGTCATGAACTCTACGCGGCGTATCGGTCCAACCGCGTGGATTGGTTAGTTGAACTTGCTCGGCAAGGGTCAGGTGCGCTGATCTTGCCGGCCACTGCTATTCCTGCGGACATGGGACTGGTGTCGAAGCCCATCGAGGGCCTTCAATTATCGAGAACTGTTCTGGCCCTCCGATATCGGCATCAAACGTCGAGACCAGAGACAAATGATCTGATCCGCGAGATGATGCGGACGCCGATGTAG
- the istB gene encoding IS21-like element helper ATPase IstB produces the protein MSEAPKILLAHHLKTLKLPTFLREHEKVARQCAAEGLDHVQFLSRLVELELIDRERRMVERRIKAAKFPATKSLDSFDFKAIPKLNKMQVLELARCEWIERRENVIALGPSGTGKTHIALGLGLAACQKGMSVSFTTAAALVNELMEARDERRLLRVQKQMAAVKLLIIDELGFVPLSKTGAELLFEMISQRYERGATLITSNLPFDEWTETFGTERLTGALLDRLTHHVNILEMNGESYRLAQSRARKTGDNT, from the coding sequence ATGAGCGAGGCTCCGAAGATCCTGCTTGCCCACCATCTGAAGACGCTGAAGCTGCCCACCTTCCTGCGGGAACACGAGAAGGTTGCGCGCCAATGCGCCGCCGAAGGGTTGGACCATGTCCAATTCCTGTCGCGCCTCGTTGAACTGGAACTCATTGACCGCGAGCGGCGGATGGTCGAGCGCCGCATCAAGGCTGCGAAGTTCCCGGCCACCAAAAGCCTCGACAGCTTCGACTTCAAGGCGATCCCGAAGCTGAACAAGATGCAGGTGCTGGAACTGGCGCGCTGCGAATGGATCGAACGGCGTGAGAACGTGATCGCCCTTGGCCCCAGCGGAACCGGCAAGACCCACATTGCCTTGGGCCTCGGGTTGGCGGCCTGCCAGAAGGGCATGTCTGTCAGCTTCACCACCGCCGCCGCGCTGGTCAACGAGCTGATGGAGGCGCGAGACGAACGTCGGCTGCTGCGCGTCCAGAAGCAGATGGCTGCCGTCAAGCTGCTGATCATCGACGAGCTCGGGTTCGTGCCCCTGTCAAAGACCGGCGCCGAGCTGCTTTTTGAGATGATCTCCCAGCGCTACGAGCGCGGTGCCACGCTGATCACCAGCAATCTGCCCTTCGATGAATGGACCGAGACCTTCGGCACCGAGCGGCTGACCGGCGCGCTCCTCGACCGGTTGACCCACCACGTCAACATCCTCGAGATGAACGGCGAAAGCTATCGCCTCGCGCAAAGTCGCGCGCGCAAGACCGGCGACAACACCTGA
- the istA gene encoding IS21 family transposase — MELYKKVRLACAEGMSARAAAKHFNISRGTVEKMLAFSVPPGYRRDKPIRRPKLDGFTEFIDAWLEADKAVHRKQRHTAKRIWERLQAEHGFTGGYTIVKDYVRERERRTREMFVPLAHPPGHAQADFGEAVVVIAGVEQKAHFFVIDLPHSDAYFVRAYPAATAEAWIDGHVRAFAFFGGVPQSVLYDNDRCLVSKIQPDGTRIRATLFSGLQSHYLFRDRYGRPGKGNDKGAVEGMVGYARRNHMVPIPHFASWDAFNADLEGQCCARLTRILRGHKETIGERLQRDLAAMRPLPTAPFDACDQASGRVSSQSLVRYDTNDYSVPVAYGHQDVWIRGYVDEVVIGCRGEVIARHPRCYDREDMIFDPVHYLPLIERKINALDQAAPLAEWDLPEEFQTLRRLMEARMLKMGRREYVQVLRLLETFGMDDLHAAVKKALKLGAVGFDAVKHLVLCQVEKRPPRLDLDVYPYLPRANVETTRAASYMALMSEAAE, encoded by the coding sequence GTGGAACTTTACAAGAAGGTTCGCTTGGCGTGTGCCGAGGGCATGAGCGCGCGGGCGGCGGCGAAGCATTTCAACATTTCGCGCGGGACGGTTGAGAAGATGTTGGCCTTCTCGGTGCCGCCTGGCTACCGGCGGGACAAGCCGATCAGGCGGCCGAAGCTGGACGGGTTCACCGAGTTCATTGACGCCTGGCTTGAAGCCGACAAGGCGGTGCATCGCAAGCAGCGTCATACGGCCAAGCGGATATGGGAACGGCTTCAGGCCGAGCATGGCTTCACCGGCGGCTATACGATCGTCAAGGATTACGTGCGTGAGCGTGAGCGGCGGACACGGGAGATGTTCGTGCCACTGGCCCATCCGCCGGGCCATGCTCAGGCCGATTTTGGCGAAGCGGTCGTCGTCATCGCCGGTGTCGAGCAGAAGGCGCATTTCTTTGTCATCGACCTGCCGCACAGCGATGCCTATTTCGTCCGGGCCTATCCGGCGGCGACGGCGGAGGCCTGGATAGACGGGCATGTCCGCGCCTTTGCCTTCTTCGGCGGGGTGCCGCAGTCGGTGCTCTACGATAACGACCGCTGCCTGGTCTCGAAGATCCAGCCAGATGGCACGCGCATCCGCGCCACGCTGTTCAGCGGCTTGCAGTCGCATTACCTGTTTCGGGATCGCTATGGTCGGCCCGGGAAGGGGAACGACAAGGGCGCTGTCGAGGGGATGGTCGGCTACGCCCGCCGCAACCACATGGTGCCGATCCCCCACTTTGCCAGTTGGGACGCCTTCAACGCCGACCTTGAAGGGCAGTGCTGCGCACGCCTCACGCGCATTCTTCGGGGTCACAAGGAGACGATCGGCGAGAGGCTGCAGCGCGATCTGGCGGCGATGCGCCCATTGCCTACTGCCCCGTTCGACGCCTGCGACCAAGCGAGCGGCAGGGTCAGCTCGCAGTCGCTCGTGCGCTATGACACCAACGATTACTCGGTCCCGGTCGCCTATGGCCATCAGGATGTCTGGATCCGCGGCTATGTCGATGAGGTCGTGATCGGCTGTCGCGGGGAGGTGATCGCCCGACACCCGCGCTGTTACGATCGCGAGGACATGATCTTCGACCCGGTTCACTACCTCCCGCTGATCGAGCGCAAGATCAATGCCTTGGACCAGGCTGCGCCTCTGGCGGAATGGGACCTGCCCGAAGAGTTCCAGACTTTGCGCCGCCTGATGGAGGCGCGCATGCTCAAGATGGGGCGCCGCGAGTATGTGCAGGTGCTGCGGCTGCTTGAGACCTTTGGCATGGATGACCTGCATGCCGCCGTGAAGAAGGCCCTGAAGCTGGGCGCGGTCGGCTTTGACGCCGTGAAGCACCTCGTGCTTTGCCAGGTCGAGAAGCGCCCCCCAAGGCTTGATCTCGATGTCTACCCCTACCTGCCGCGGGCGAACGTCGAGACGACGCGTGCGGCCAGCTACATGGCCTTGATGTCGGAGGCGGCGGAATGA
- a CDS encoding IS5 family transposase (programmed frameshift) — translation MSDLFWLTDAQMARLEPFFPKSHGRPRVDDRRVLSGIIFINRNGLRWRDAPIAYGPHKTLYNRWKRWSDKGIFARMMAGLAAEHSETKTVMIDATYLRAHRTATSLGGEKGGRGRLIGRTKGGMNTKLHAICDSQGRPLNLFATAGQVSDYIGARALLSSLPKVDWLLGDRGYDADWFREALKDKGIRACIPGRKQRKKAVKYDKRRYKRRNRIEIMFGRLKDWRRVATRYDRCPKVFLSAIALATTVIYWL, via the exons ATGTCTGATCTGTTTTGGCTGACCGACGCCCAGATGGCGCGTCTTGAGCCCTTCTTTCCCAAGTCACACGGCAGGCCACGCGTCGATGACCGACGTGTGCTGAGTGGGATTATCTTCATCAATCGCAACGGCTTGCGGTGGCGGGATGCCCCCATCGCCTACGGTCCACACAAGACGCTCTACAACCGTTGGAAACGATGGAGCGACAAGGGCATCTTCGCGCGAATGATGGCCGGTCTGGCTGCCGAGCACAGCGAGACGAAGACCGTGATGATCGACGCGACCTACCTCAGGGCCCACCGAACAGCGACCAGTTTGGGCG GTGAAAAAGGGGGGCGTGGACGCCTGATCGGTCGGACGAAGGGCGGCATGAACACTAAACTGCACGCTATCTGCGACAGCCAGGGCCGGCCGCTCAACCTCTTCGCCACCGCCGGACAAGTCAGCGACTACATCGGCGCGCGAGCGCTGCTCAGCAGCCTGCCGAAGGTCGATTGGCTGCTCGGCGATCGGGGGTATGATGCCGACTGGTTCAGAGAAGCATTGAAAGACAAGGGGATACGCGCCTGCATCCCTGGCCGTAAGCAGCGCAAGAAGGCGGTGAAATACGACAAGCGCCGCTACAAACGCCGGAACCGGATCGAGATCATGTTCGGCAGGCTAAAGGATTGGCGACGCGTTGCGACACGATACGACAGGTGTCCGAAGGTCTTCCTGTCTGCCATCGCCCTCGCAACAACCGTCATCTATTGGTTATGA
- a CDS encoding TIGR02300 family protein: MPKEEWGVKRLCPHCASRFYDLGKDPMTCPVCTNSFTLDSLTAGRGRTLVADKSASREREIDVDDLADEDLDDDAADVELDDDLLEDDDDDNVSLDDIADVSAGEEDN; this comes from the coding sequence ATGCCGAAAGAGGAATGGGGCGTCAAGCGCCTCTGCCCGCATTGCGCGAGCCGGTTCTACGATCTGGGCAAAGACCCGATGACCTGCCCGGTCTGCACCAACAGCTTCACGCTGGACAGCCTCACCGCGGGCCGCGGTCGCACGCTCGTCGCCGACAAGAGCGCGAGCCGCGAGCGCGAGATCGACGTGGACGATCTGGCCGATGAGGATCTCGACGACGACGCCGCCGATGTGGAACTCGACGATGATCTGCTCGAGGACGATGACGATGACAACGTCTCGCTCGACGATATCGCCGATGTGAGCGCCGGCGAAGAAGACAACTAA
- a CDS encoding M48 family metallopeptidase, which yields MTRLILPDARVIELTLRRSARARRFSLRVSRVDGAVTLTLPARAREVEALAFAREQADWLAAALARMPARQGVGFGAEIPFEGVARQIVEGAVRAVRIEAREIIAPPGEERLGARLEAYFKHAARLRLQAASEHYAARLGRPFRRITLRDTRSRWGSCAVDGSLSYSWRLIMAPPGVLDYVAAHEVAHLAEMNHSPDFWAVVARLRPGYEAERGWLKREGAALHAVRFRD from the coding sequence ATGACCCGTCTGATCTTGCCCGATGCGCGTGTGATCGAGCTGACGCTGCGTCGCTCGGCGCGGGCGCGGCGTTTCAGCCTGCGCGTCTCGCGCGTCGATGGCGCGGTGACGCTGACGCTGCCGGCCCGTGCGCGCGAGGTCGAGGCGCTGGCTTTCGCGCGGGAGCAGGCCGATTGGCTCGCCGCGGCGCTGGCGCGGATGCCGGCGCGGCAAGGGGTGGGCTTTGGCGCGGAGATCCCCTTCGAGGGGGTTGCGCGGCAAATCGTCGAGGGCGCGGTGCGGGCGGTGCGGATCGAGGCGCGCGAGATCATCGCCCCGCCGGGGGAGGAGCGGCTCGGCGCCCGCCTCGAGGCCTATTTCAAACATGCCGCGCGGCTGCGCTTGCAGGCGGCGAGCGAGCATTACGCCGCGCGCCTGGGCCGCCCCTTCCGGCGCATCACGCTGCGCGATACGCGCTCGCGCTGGGGTTCCTGCGCGGTCGATGGCTCGCTCAGCTATAGCTGGCGGCTGATCATGGCGCCGCCCGGGGTGCTCGATTACGTCGCCGCGCATGAGGTCGCGCATCTGGCCGAGATGAACCACTCGCCCGATTTCTGGGCGGTGGTGGCGCGGCTGCGCCCGGGATACGAGGCCGAGCGCGGCTGGCTCAAGCGCGAGGGGGCGGCGCTGCATGCGGTGCGCTTCCGCGACTGA
- a CDS encoding IS3 family transposase (programmed frameshift): MRKSRFTEAQIIGMIKEQEAGLPTSELCRKHGLSPATFYKLKAKYGGMDLSDAKRLKQLEDENAKLKRLLADAMLDNVVLKDPLGKALTTPVQRRDAVLRAMRDHPISQRRACVLIGVDPKTVRRDRPPDNPEIREAMHKIVEKRRRFGYRRVGILLERKGMIMNEKKLYRIYREEGLSVRRRRGRKRARGSRTPMPVPLRPNQRWSLDFLSDTFGACRKFRILAVNDDRCRENLALIADTSISGARVARELDALVRIYGKPACIVSDNGTEFTSKAILKWANENGVEWHYIDPGKPQQNGFIESFNGSLRDECLNEEIFDSLADARRKLALWRYDYNNVRPHSSLANKTPAEARRALEQSEGSAPGALATPETNQYHPQGLSS, from the exons ATGAGGAAAAGCCGGTTCACCGAGGCGCAGATTATCGGGATGATCAAGGAGCAGGAGGCGGGTTTGCCGACTTCCGAGCTTTGCCGGAAGCACGGGTTGAGCCCCGCGACGTTCTACAAGCTCAAGGCGAAGTATGGCGGGATGGACCTGTCGGACGCCAAGCGGCTGAAGCAGCTCGAGGACGAGAACGCGAAGCTGAAGCGCCTTCTGGCGGATGCGATGCTGGACAACGTGGTTCTGAAGGATC CTCTTGGGAAAGCCCTGACGACACCGGTGCAACGGCGGGACGCGGTGCTGCGGGCGATGAGGGATCATCCGATCTCTCAACGCCGGGCCTGCGTCCTGATCGGTGTCGATCCGAAGACGGTGCGGCGTGACAGGCCGCCCGATAACCCGGAAATCCGTGAGGCGATGCACAAGATCGTCGAGAAGCGCCGTCGCTTCGGCTACCGGCGCGTGGGTATCCTGCTGGAGCGCAAGGGCATGATCATGAACGAAAAGAAGCTCTACCGCATCTACCGGGAAGAGGGCCTGTCGGTGCGTCGACGCCGTGGCCGCAAACGGGCGCGCGGCAGCCGAACGCCGATGCCGGTGCCATTGCGCCCGAACCAGCGGTGGTCTTTGGACTTCCTATCCGACACGTTCGGGGCCTGCCGCAAGTTCCGCATCCTGGCCGTCAACGACGATCGCTGCCGCGAGAACCTTGCCCTGATTGCCGACACCAGCATCTCGGGGGCCAGAGTGGCGCGGGAACTCGATGCGCTGGTCAGGATTTACGGCAAACCCGCTTGCATCGTTTCTGACAATGGCACCGAGTTCACCAGCAAGGCCATCCTGAAATGGGCTAACGAGAACGGCGTCGAATGGCACTACATCGATCCGGGCAAGCCGCAGCAGAACGGATTCATCGAGAGCTTCAACGGCAGCCTGCGCGACGAATGCCTGAACGAGGAGATCTTCGACAGCCTGGCCGATGCCCGCCGCAAGCTGGCACTCTGGCGCTACGACTACAACAACGTCAGGCCGCATTCCTCGCTGGCCAACAAGACCCCGGCAGAAGCGCGCCGGGCGCTTGAGCAATCTGAGGGCTCCGCGCCCGGCGCGCTTGCCACACCCGAAACCAACCAATATCATCCCCAAGGACTCTCGTCATGA
- a CDS encoding GntR family transcriptional regulator, translating to MTTLTTRPIETAAHDRLYRQLRQQIMHGELMPGQPLTLRGLAKQFGVSMTPAREALRRLVAEGALMLSSSGRVTTPELSNERIEELAALRALIEPELASRALPRAHLALIDRLSAINTANAEAVAKHDAVAYIRTNLEFHRTLYLRAQAPAMLAVIETVWLQLGPTMRALYGRMQRNEPPRHHRMILAALRAGDEPSLRLAVRTDVTQGLRHLAT from the coding sequence ATGACCACGCTCACCACTCGCCCGATCGAGACCGCCGCCCATGACCGGCTCTACCGCCAGCTGCGCCAGCAGATCATGCATGGCGAGCTGATGCCGGGGCAGCCGCTGACGCTGCGGGGGTTGGCCAAGCAATTCGGCGTGTCGATGACGCCCGCGCGCGAGGCGCTGCGGCGGCTGGTGGCGGAGGGGGCGCTGATGCTGTCCTCCTCGGGGCGGGTGACGACGCCCGAGCTCTCCAACGAGCGGATCGAGGAGCTCGCCGCGCTGCGCGCGCTGATCGAGCCGGAGCTCGCCTCGCGGGCCTTGCCGCGGGCGCATCTGGCGCTGATCGACCGGCTCTCGGCGATCAATACCGCCAATGCCGAGGCGGTCGCGAAACATGATGCGGTGGCCTATATCCGCACCAATCTCGAGTTCCACCGCACGCTTTACCTGCGCGCTCAGGCGCCCGCCATGCTCGCGGTGATCGAGACCGTTTGGCTCCAGCTCGGGCCGACGATGCGCGCGCTTTACGGGCGGATGCAGCGCAACGAGCCGCCGCGCCACCACCGGATGATTCTCGCCGCGCTGCGGGCGGGGGATGAGCCCTCGCTGCGGCTGGCGGTGCGCACCGATGTCACGCAGGGCCTGCGGCATCTGGCAACCTGA